From Candidatus Hadarchaeales archaeon, one genomic window encodes:
- the ala gene encoding alanine dehydrogenase yields MRVLLLRESEIKELLSMRETIAAVEEAFRQKGEGKVQMPPKSYIFFPKYEGDFRVMPAYLEVGEEAGVKVVNVHPGNPKRGLPTIMATILLIDPSTGVPLAIMGGTLITALRTGAAGGVAARYLARKDSRVVGMVGAGVQARAQLRALKEVLEVEKVKVVSAHPSEARKYAEEVRKEHGIEVEEVKGVEEAVRDSDIVVTTTPSRVPLVRSEWISDGTHLNAIGADAPGKQEMEPELLRRAKVVVDDLEQALHSGEVNVPFSKGLFRKEDIYGELGEIVVGKKLGRTSPEEITLFDSTGLAIQDVAVAWLVYRKAQRLGKGEEIELDLSP; encoded by the coding sequence ATGAGAGTTCTTCTCCTCCGGGAAAGCGAGATAAAAGAACTTCTTTCCATGCGTGAGACCATCGCCGCTGTGGAAGAGGCCTTCAGACAGAAGGGGGAGGGAAAGGTGCAGATGCCCCCCAAGTCCTACATCTTCTTTCCCAAGTACGAGGGGGACTTCCGGGTGATGCCCGCTTACCTCGAGGTGGGGGAAGAGGCTGGGGTCAAGGTGGTCAACGTTCATCCGGGAAACCCAAAAAGAGGATTACCCACGATAATGGCCACCATCCTGTTGATCGATCCCTCCACGGGGGTTCCTTTGGCCATCATGGGCGGGACTCTGATCACTGCCCTCAGAACGGGTGCGGCAGGAGGGGTGGCTGCCAGGTACTTGGCTAGGAAAGACAGCAGGGTGGTGGGCATGGTAGGGGCAGGGGTCCAGGCCAGGGCCCAACTGAGGGCCCTGAAAGAGGTGTTAGAGGTGGAGAAGGTAAAGGTGGTCTCCGCCCACCCATCGGAGGCGAGGAAGTATGCGGAGGAGGTGAGAAAAGAGCACGGTATAGAGGTGGAGGAGGTGAAAGGAGTGGAGGAGGCGGTGAGGGATAGCGACATCGTGGTAACCACCACCCCCTCCCGTGTTCCCCTGGTGAGGAGCGAGTGGATATCGGATGGAACCCACCTCAACGCCATAGGTGCAGATGCTCCGGGTAAGCAGGAAATGGAGCCCGAGCTCCTCAGGCGTGCCAAAGTGGTGGTGGACGACTTGGAGCAGGCCCTCCACTCAGGAGAGGTGAACGTTCCCTTTTCGAAGGGTCTCTTTAGGAAGGAGGACATATACGGGGAGCTTGGGGAGATCGTGGTCGGAAAGAAACTTGGTCGCACCTCCCCGGAGGAGATTACCCTTTTCGATTCCACAGGTTTGGCCATCCAGGATGTGGCCGTTGCTTGGTTGGTATACAGAAAGGCCCAGAGACTGGGGAAGGGGGAGGAAATAGAGCTCGATTTATCTCCTTAA
- a CDS encoding DHHA1 domain-containing protein produces MVIKILAHGDTDGVCSAALAKARFPKAEVWFTRPVTLLKDLEEAQEGDTLIILDIAINETQKEAIFKRMGELSSKGEVLYIDHHPLPPRTLKKDVSCTQFVHQIGASTSELTFRLFQPFLDPYLDRVALWGAIGDYCEETEFVLETLNKYNRHTIYMEAGLLSQALGEVPGDYHYKRDVVEFLAKNTPPMEIPEIVERAIKATKREWETWEYVKKHVVKEGNLAMVLDLPSGSLSKAAFHCIGITGADIGLATRRGEKEVDMSLRRRAGVKIDLNELLRGIVERIGGSGGGHEGAAGASVPIELFDLFLETLKKEISPILARDTSLRR; encoded by the coding sequence ATGGTCATTAAGATCCTGGCCCACGGAGACACGGATGGGGTCTGCTCCGCCGCCCTAGCCAAGGCAAGGTTCCCCAAGGCAGAGGTTTGGTTCACCAGACCCGTGACCCTCCTCAAGGATCTGGAGGAGGCCCAGGAGGGGGATACCCTCATCATCCTCGATATCGCCATCAACGAGACCCAGAAAGAAGCCATCTTCAAGAGGATGGGGGAACTCTCCTCCAAGGGGGAGGTCCTTTATATCGATCACCATCCCCTCCCCCCACGCACCCTCAAAAAGGATGTTTCCTGTACCCAGTTCGTACACCAGATCGGGGCAAGCACCTCCGAGCTCACCTTCAGGCTCTTCCAGCCCTTCCTCGATCCCTACTTGGATCGGGTGGCCCTCTGGGGTGCTATAGGGGACTACTGTGAAGAAACGGAGTTCGTGCTGGAGACCCTGAACAAGTACAACCGCCACACCATCTACATGGAGGCCGGTCTCCTAAGCCAAGCACTCGGGGAGGTGCCGGGTGACTATCATTACAAGAGGGATGTGGTAGAATTCCTCGCCAAGAACACCCCTCCCATGGAGATCCCGGAGATCGTGGAAAGGGCCATCAAAGCCACCAAGAGGGAATGGGAAACTTGGGAATACGTGAAAAAACATGTGGTGAAGGAAGGAAATCTTGCCATGGTACTCGACCTTCCCTCGGGCTCGCTGAGCAAGGCCGCTTTCCACTGCATCGGGATTACGGGAGCGGACATAGGTCTTGCCACGAGGAGGGGAGAAAAAGAGGTCGACATGAGCCTGAGGAGAAGGGCTGGGGTGAAGATAGACTTGAACGAGCTCCTGCGTGGAATCGTGGAGAGGATAGGGGGATCGGGAGGAGGTCATGAGGGAGCCGCAGGGGCTTCCGTACCAATAGAGCTCTTCGACCTCTTCCTCGAAACCCTCAAGAAAGAGATCTCTCCCATCCTGGCCAGGGATACCAGTTTAAGGAGATAA
- the hisF gene encoding imidazole glycerol phosphate synthase subunit HisF gives MLCKRIIPCLDCDLAVPMGRVVKGVEFEQIKYAGIPWELAAKYYREGADEIVFLDITASRERRETMVHVVEKTSEEVFVPLTVGGGIRSVEDARKVFNAGADKIAVNTAALKNPSLITQLAETFGSQACVVAIDAKRRRARKGEEERVVVETPEGPVWFECSIYGGKEFTGVDAVKWAMEAEERGAGEILLTSMDRDGTTLGYDLLLTRVVSERVSIPVIASGGCGSPEHMYEVFRETGASAALAASIFHYGKYGIREVKEFLAKRGIPVRL, from the coding sequence ATGCTCTGTAAGCGGATAATACCCTGCCTGGATTGCGACCTAGCCGTGCCCATGGGTAGGGTGGTGAAGGGGGTGGAGTTTGAGCAGATAAAATATGCTGGAATTCCTTGGGAACTGGCGGCCAAGTATTATAGGGAAGGGGCGGACGAGATAGTTTTCTTGGACATAACCGCCAGCAGGGAGAGAAGGGAAACCATGGTTCATGTGGTCGAGAAGACCTCGGAGGAAGTCTTTGTCCCTCTAACCGTGGGGGGTGGGATAAGGAGTGTGGAAGATGCCCGCAAGGTCTTCAACGCCGGAGCGGACAAGATAGCGGTGAACACGGCAGCCCTCAAAAATCCCTCCTTGATTACCCAGTTGGCTGAAACCTTCGGAAGCCAGGCCTGCGTGGTGGCAATAGATGCGAAGAGGAGGAGGGCGAGGAAGGGGGAAGAAGAGAGAGTGGTGGTGGAAACCCCCGAAGGTCCGGTATGGTTTGAGTGCTCCATCTATGGAGGAAAAGAATTCACGGGAGTGGATGCGGTGAAATGGGCCATGGAAGCCGAAGAAAGGGGGGCGGGAGAAATTCTCCTCACGAGCATGGATAGGGATGGAACCACGCTTGGCTACGACCTCCTCCTCACCAGGGTGGTCAGCGAGAGGGTAAGCATTCCTGTCATAGCTTCGGGTGGATGCGGATCGCCAGAGCACATGTATGAGGTTTTTCGGGAGACAGGGGCTTCGGCAGCCTTGGCCGCCAGTATCTTCCATTACGGGAAGTATGGAATAAGGGAAGTCAAGGAGTTTCTAGCCAAAAGAGGGATCCCCGTCCGTTTGTAA
- the top6B gene encoding DNA topoisomerase VI subunit B, with product MKTLADELFEEFREHSVSEFFRKNAAMLGYTGKVRSLTTVVHEGVTNSLDACEEAGILPEIKVEIKRVDEDPEHLKVAVEDNGPGIPEKYIPSVFGKMLAGTKLHRLLQQRGQQGIGISGAVMFAQITSGKPALVRTSTGDGKIVEMEVSINVDKNEGEVHSRRVMQGKWKGTRIELELKEVTYQRSRYSPFHYLKMTSIANPHAKIIFEEPDGTKTVFERVVKEVPPPPEPMPLYPKGLMADDLLVLCRNSRSRTVGGVLIGELSRMTKQKVEEVERLSGVRMDKKPQELTWEEAERIIKAFKQMKFMAPSASGLRPIGKEHIEKSLKQMYEPEFVAAVTREPKFYRGGIPFVVEVGMAYGGKAGREEGEGERMELLRFANRAPLIFDQGGCVITSALRDIDWGRYGLDPENSPLTIFVNLCSAYVPYTSAGKQSIAEEPEIYEELRFAVMDVAREVRSYLYRKTKQREREQRAGIFEKFLPIIAKKASSLAEEEPPDIKPVLKKVTGIELEGGE from the coding sequence ATGAAAACGCTAGCGGATGAGCTCTTCGAGGAGTTCAGGGAGCACAGTGTGAGTGAGTTCTTCAGGAAGAATGCTGCCATGCTCGGATATACTGGAAAGGTACGCTCCCTGACCACCGTGGTGCATGAGGGAGTCACCAACTCCTTGGACGCTTGTGAGGAGGCAGGTATCCTTCCGGAAATCAAGGTGGAGATAAAAAGGGTGGATGAAGACCCGGAACACCTGAAGGTGGCGGTGGAGGATAACGGACCGGGAATCCCCGAGAAATACATACCGAGTGTTTTTGGGAAGATGCTGGCGGGGACCAAGTTGCATAGACTCCTCCAGCAGAGGGGACAACAGGGAATAGGGATTTCCGGAGCGGTGATGTTTGCCCAAATTACTTCCGGAAAGCCAGCGTTGGTGAGGACGTCCACGGGTGACGGTAAGATAGTGGAGATGGAGGTTTCGATAAACGTGGACAAGAACGAGGGAGAAGTGCACAGCAGGAGGGTGATGCAGGGGAAGTGGAAGGGTACCAGGATAGAACTGGAACTCAAAGAAGTAACCTACCAGCGCTCGAGGTACAGTCCCTTCCATTACTTGAAGATGACCTCCATCGCCAATCCCCATGCCAAGATCATCTTTGAGGAGCCGGACGGGACGAAGACGGTTTTCGAGAGGGTGGTGAAGGAGGTCCCTCCTCCTCCCGAGCCCATGCCCCTCTATCCCAAGGGGTTGATGGCAGATGATCTCCTGGTCCTCTGCAGGAATTCGAGGAGCAGGACGGTGGGAGGAGTACTTATAGGAGAACTCTCCAGGATGACCAAGCAAAAGGTGGAGGAGGTAGAACGCCTTTCGGGAGTGAGAATGGACAAGAAACCCCAAGAGCTTACTTGGGAAGAGGCGGAAAGGATCATCAAGGCCTTCAAACAGATGAAGTTCATGGCACCCTCGGCGAGCGGATTGAGACCCATCGGGAAGGAGCATATCGAGAAAAGCCTGAAGCAAATGTATGAGCCAGAATTCGTGGCAGCGGTCACAAGGGAGCCGAAGTTCTACAGGGGGGGTATACCCTTTGTGGTTGAGGTGGGGATGGCATACGGTGGAAAGGCGGGAAGGGAAGAGGGGGAGGGGGAAAGGATGGAACTCCTGAGGTTCGCCAACAGGGCTCCCCTGATCTTCGACCAGGGAGGGTGTGTGATCACCTCTGCCCTGAGGGACATAGACTGGGGAAGGTACGGTCTGGACCCGGAGAATTCCCCTCTCACGATTTTCGTGAACCTCTGTTCTGCCTATGTTCCATACACTTCCGCAGGAAAGCAATCCATTGCTGAGGAACCCGAGATCTACGAGGAGCTAAGGTTTGCGGTGATGGACGTTGCTAGGGAAGTGCGCTCCTATCTTTACCGCAAAACCAAGCAAAGGGAAAGGGAGCAGAGGGCTGGAATCTTCGAGAAATTCCTTCCCATCATAGCCAAGAAGGCTTCTTCCCTGGCGGAGGAGGAACCTCCCGACATAAAGCCCGTGTTGAAAAAGGTTACGGGGATAGAGCTTGAAGGGGGAGAGTAG
- a CDS encoding DNA topoisomerase IV subunit A, whose protein sequence is MKGESREGGRRQRVLEVLKKLGKEVLQELREGKPPKLKIPSRGTSNIVYDEEHGYYVLGPRYEIRSASSMAQVKKFAQTLCVAEFCKELVSAGKFATLREMYYTAEGWEPGPFKDQDESDLLVEDLEAMLGLKREDLALMPEEDGAAVFGDLTIKEGDVTINALKAGRGGYTIPPTIDEVEFVKCKAKRVIAVETMGMYHRLVQEEAWKKFDALIVGLKGQAARATRRFLKRANEELGLPVLLFTDGDPFGFHIAMVVISGSAKLAYVNHELAVPKAKFIGVTATDIVEYDLPTDKLREIDIARLKQLQKDPRYGSKFWQEEIKKMLELGKKAEQQAFAKYGLEYVVKEYLPAKLEEVEEA, encoded by the coding sequence TTGAAGGGGGAGAGTAGGGAAGGAGGAAGGAGACAAAGGGTTTTGGAAGTGCTGAAGAAGCTGGGAAAGGAAGTGCTACAGGAGCTGAGAGAAGGAAAACCCCCCAAGCTGAAGATTCCCTCCCGCGGAACCTCCAACATCGTGTACGATGAGGAACACGGATACTATGTGCTGGGGCCAAGGTATGAAATCCGCTCGGCTTCGAGCATGGCACAGGTCAAGAAGTTCGCCCAAACCCTTTGCGTGGCGGAGTTCTGCAAAGAGTTGGTAAGTGCGGGAAAGTTCGCCACCCTCAGGGAAATGTATTATACTGCAGAGGGATGGGAACCCGGTCCCTTCAAGGATCAGGATGAATCCGACCTTTTGGTGGAAGATTTGGAGGCCATGCTCGGACTGAAGAGGGAAGATTTGGCCCTCATGCCTGAGGAGGATGGAGCGGCTGTCTTTGGGGATTTGACGATTAAAGAGGGGGATGTGACCATCAATGCCCTCAAGGCAGGAAGGGGTGGTTACACCATTCCCCCCACCATAGACGAAGTGGAATTCGTGAAATGCAAGGCGAAGAGGGTAATAGCTGTGGAGACGATGGGTATGTACCATAGACTCGTACAGGAGGAGGCCTGGAAGAAGTTCGATGCCCTCATCGTTGGTCTCAAGGGGCAGGCGGCCAGGGCGACGAGGAGATTCCTGAAAAGGGCGAACGAAGAACTTGGTTTACCCGTCCTCCTCTTCACGGATGGGGATCCCTTCGGTTTCCACATAGCGATGGTGGTTATTTCCGGGAGCGCCAAACTCGCCTACGTCAACCATGAGCTCGCCGTTCCCAAGGCAAAGTTCATAGGGGTAACGGCTACCGATATCGTCGAGTACGATCTTCCAACGGATAAGCTGAGGGAAATAGATATTGCCAGGTTGAAGCAGTTGCAAAAGGATCCCAGGTATGGTTCGAAGTTTTGGCAGGAGGAGATTAAAAAGATGCTGGAGCTGGGCAAAAAGGCAGAACAGCAGGCCTTTGCCAAGTACGGGCTGGAGTATGTGGTGAAGGAGTACCTACCCGCCAAGCTGGAGGAGGTAGAGGAGGCCTAA
- a CDS encoding acetyl ornithine aminotransferase family protein produces the protein MVFRPKWARRPKVRVPIPGPKARAIIERDEKVMSPSYTRSEPVVASEGWGCYVKDVDGNVFLDMSSGMFVLNYGYSNPRLIRAAKEQLGKLTHFAGTDFYYEAQVELAERLTKITPGNFSKRVYLGNSGAEAVEAALKCVRWHTRRPRIISFLGAFHGRTYGAMSLSSSNVLHHRYFFPLVPGVSFMPYPYCYRCLFKQSYPGCDFLCIEFIREYLRRVIPPEEVAGVIIEPIQGNSGYIIPPPEYLPMLKELCDEYGWILIADEIQTGLGRSGKMFAVEHWNVVPEIICLAKALSGGIAPIGATIASSEVMDWEPGAHASTFGGNLVACAAAIEGLKLLEEKKLVERARKLGEFSLRYLQEMEEEFPIIGEVRGKGLMLAVEFVREKKNKMDGTKEREMVIQATLKRGAIFFRGGRSAIRIAPPLIISKEELEMGLNILREAVKEVSEKC, from the coding sequence ATGGTTTTTCGTCCGAAATGGGCGAGACGGCCCAAGGTGAGGGTTCCCATCCCTGGTCCTAAAGCTAGGGCTATCATCGAAAGGGATGAGAAGGTGATGTCTCCCTCCTATACCCGTTCCGAGCCCGTGGTGGCGAGCGAGGGATGGGGGTGTTACGTGAAGGATGTGGATGGGAATGTCTTTCTCGACATGAGCTCGGGGATGTTCGTTCTGAACTATGGATACTCCAACCCGAGGCTCATCAGGGCTGCTAAAGAACAGCTCGGGAAGCTAACCCATTTCGCCGGCACGGACTTCTATTACGAGGCCCAGGTGGAGCTGGCAGAACGCCTCACCAAAATCACTCCCGGAAACTTTTCCAAGAGGGTCTACTTGGGGAATTCCGGGGCAGAAGCCGTTGAAGCCGCCTTGAAATGCGTGAGGTGGCACACCCGTAGACCGAGGATCATCTCCTTCTTGGGGGCCTTCCATGGCAGGACCTACGGGGCCATGAGCCTTTCCTCCTCCAACGTCCTCCATCACAGGTACTTCTTCCCACTGGTGCCGGGGGTAAGCTTCATGCCCTATCCCTACTGCTACCGATGTCTCTTCAAGCAGAGCTATCCCGGATGTGATTTCCTATGCATAGAGTTCATAAGGGAGTACCTCAGGAGGGTGATACCTCCCGAGGAAGTGGCAGGGGTGATCATAGAGCCCATTCAGGGAAATTCAGGATACATCATCCCCCCTCCGGAGTATTTGCCCATGCTGAAGGAGCTGTGTGATGAATACGGATGGATACTGATAGCCGACGAGATCCAGACGGGCTTGGGCAGGAGCGGAAAGATGTTCGCCGTGGAGCACTGGAACGTGGTACCCGAAATCATCTGTTTGGCCAAAGCCCTTTCCGGTGGAATAGCTCCCATAGGGGCCACCATAGCCAGCTCCGAAGTGATGGACTGGGAACCCGGCGCCCACGCCTCCACCTTCGGTGGGAACCTAGTGGCCTGTGCGGCTGCGATAGAGGGCCTGAAACTGTTGGAGGAAAAGAAGCTGGTGGAGAGGGCCAGAAAACTGGGGGAGTTTTCCCTCCGTTACCTTCAGGAAATGGAAGAGGAATTCCCCATCATAGGGGAAGTGAGGGGGAAGGGGCTGATGTTGGCGGTGGAGTTCGTGAGGGAGAAGAAGAACAAAATGGACGGGACGAAGGAAAGGGAGATGGTCATCCAGGCAACTCTGAAAAGGGGTGCCATTTTCTTCCGCGGAGGTAGATCCGCCATCAGAATAGCCCCCCCGTTGATCATCTCCAAGGAAGAACTGGAGATGGGTCTCAACATCCTAAGGGAAGCGGTGAAGGAGGTATCGGAGAAGTGCTGA
- a CDS encoding TIGR00375 family protein — MPDWGKGFSADLHLHSKYSGGTSSKMEVDLISQQASLKGLSIVGTGDILHPRWREEVRERLREVGEGTLEHPRYGTRFLLTGEVEDNRKVHHLLLFPSFSAVEELEELFSSKTEDLKREGRPHVDLSPPEVAEAALSVGCLVGPSHAFTPWTSMYKEFNSLKECYADLADKIVFLELGLSADTYMADRISELSRLTFLSNSDSHSPWPERLGREFNRFGIEEPTFEEVRRALERRGGRCVLLNVGFDPRLGKYHRTACSRCFKQFGLERAKELGWRCNDCGGWIKKGVWDRVNELADLPEPLSPPHRPPYLRVAPLAEILALGMGAEVRDPRVRESWRKLVERFGSEIEVLVDAPPEEIGEVVGRELSELILAFRKQELKVFPGGGGRYGRLELPPHLSKKMGQRTLGDFT; from the coding sequence ATGCCCGATTGGGGGAAGGGTTTCTCCGCCGATCTGCATCTCCATTCCAAATATTCCGGAGGCACTTCCTCCAAGATGGAAGTGGACCTCATTTCACAACAGGCTTCCCTAAAGGGTTTGAGCATAGTGGGGACGGGGGACATCCTCCATCCCCGGTGGAGGGAGGAGGTCAGGGAAAGGTTGAGGGAGGTGGGGGAGGGGACGCTGGAGCATCCCCGTTACGGTACGAGGTTCCTCCTCACGGGTGAGGTGGAGGACAACAGGAAGGTACATCATCTCCTCCTCTTCCCCTCCTTCTCGGCCGTGGAGGAGCTGGAGGAGCTGTTTTCCTCCAAGACAGAGGATCTGAAAAGGGAGGGAAGGCCGCACGTCGATCTCTCTCCCCCCGAGGTGGCGGAGGCCGCCCTTTCCGTGGGATGCTTGGTCGGTCCTTCCCATGCCTTCACCCCTTGGACGAGCATGTACAAGGAGTTCAACAGTCTGAAGGAATGCTATGCCGATTTGGCGGATAAAATCGTTTTTCTGGAGCTGGGATTGAGTGCGGATACTTACATGGCAGATCGCATCTCCGAGCTCTCACGTTTGACCTTCCTCTCCAACAGCGATTCCCACAGTCCCTGGCCCGAGAGACTGGGAAGGGAGTTCAACAGGTTTGGTATCGAAGAACCCACTTTCGAGGAGGTAAGGAGGGCGTTGGAGAGGAGGGGAGGGAGGTGTGTGCTTTTGAACGTGGGGTTCGATCCCAGGTTGGGAAAGTACCACAGGACCGCCTGCTCGAGATGTTTCAAACAGTTCGGGCTGGAAAGGGCCAAAGAACTCGGATGGAGATGCAACGATTGTGGTGGTTGGATAAAAAAGGGTGTTTGGGACAGGGTGAACGAGCTCGCCGATTTGCCCGAACCCCTTTCACCCCCCCATCGGCCCCCCTACCTCCGCGTGGCACCGCTGGCGGAAATCCTCGCCTTGGGAATGGGGGCGGAGGTCAGGGATCCCAGGGTGAGGGAGAGCTGGAGGAAGCTGGTGGAGAGATTTGGATCCGAGATAGAAGTCCTTGTGGACGCCCCCCCCGAAGAGATAGGGGAGGTGGTGGGGAGGGAACTCTCGGAGCTCATTCTTGCCTTCCGCAAGCAGGAACTGAAGGTCTTTCCCGGAGGAGGGGGAAGGTATGGCAGGTTGGAGCTTCCACCCCATCTTTCCAAGAAGATGGGACAGCGGACGTTGGGAGACTTCACTTGA
- the hisH gene encoding imidazole glycerol phosphate synthase subunit HisH produces MGKKVMILDYGMGNLRSVFNAVKEVGGEPFLVTSPDQLEGGKGLIIPGVGAFGKGMEKLAPFEGVIKEMAGEGLPLLGICLGMQVMFEGSEEAEGKKGLGLLKGRVEKIPTKERLPHMGWNYVEKTRDSPLLRGLEGGYAYFVHSYHPVPSEEEEVVATADYGTEVCAAVWKDNLFGTQFHPEKSGPFGLRILKNFLEVLDAL; encoded by the coding sequence ATGGGGAAAAAAGTAATGATTTTGGACTATGGAATGGGCAACCTGAGGAGCGTTTTTAATGCCGTGAAGGAGGTGGGAGGGGAACCTTTCCTGGTGACTTCCCCGGACCAATTGGAAGGGGGAAAGGGCCTGATCATACCAGGAGTGGGTGCCTTCGGGAAAGGTATGGAGAAACTGGCTCCCTTCGAGGGGGTGATAAAGGAGATGGCCGGGGAAGGTCTTCCCCTCCTGGGTATATGCTTGGGTATGCAAGTGATGTTTGAGGGTTCGGAGGAGGCGGAGGGGAAGAAGGGACTGGGCCTCCTCAAGGGAAGGGTGGAGAAAATACCCACCAAGGAGAGGCTCCCGCATATGGGATGGAACTACGTCGAAAAGACAAGGGATTCCCCCCTCCTTCGGGGACTGGAAGGCGGGTACGCCTATTTCGTCCATTCCTATCATCCAGTGCCTTCTGAGGAAGAAGAAGTGGTGGCGACGGCGGATTACGGAACGGAAGTCTGCGCTGCCGTTTGGAAGGATAACCTCTTCGGAACCCAGTTCCACCCAGAGAAAAGCGGTCCCTTCGGGTTGAGGATCCTCAAGAATTTTTTGGAGGTTTTGGATGCTCTGTAA
- the lysA gene encoding diaminopimelate decarboxylase has product MLKPHFRVNSSGHLVCGGIDTVELCEEFGTPLYVMDEERIRDNYRRFLKAFSKRRKVRLCYALKANSNSAVVRVLATEGAGADVSSENELRIALRAGIPGEKMVFNGNLKTQEELRLALKHGVTINIDNFQELEVVERLAGKMKTEARISFRINPNIRAPTHPYIATGLRESKFGFDVESGEALEAYRRARQMKNLKIVGIHAHIGSQILDPSPFVEEAEKVMEVVAKLHGMGIELDFVDLGGGVGIPYRPEEREVNLEELAERVVSVVKRVEEEKGMEEHLLVFEPGRYIVGDAGILLARVEYTKERKGLPRWISLDAGMNALIRPALYGAYHHIELANKMDQKNDTLTNVAGPLCESGDFLGKERLLPKAERGDLAVIFDVGAYGLSMSNQHTAKPRPAMVMVKGGKAALVRKRETFRDLVRLDLLPPWLK; this is encoded by the coding sequence ATGCTCAAACCCCACTTCCGAGTGAATTCCTCCGGACATCTGGTCTGTGGAGGAATAGACACGGTGGAGCTCTGCGAGGAGTTCGGAACTCCCCTCTATGTCATGGACGAAGAACGTATAAGAGACAACTACCGCAGGTTCCTCAAGGCCTTCTCCAAAAGGAGGAAGGTGCGTCTCTGTTATGCCCTCAAGGCCAACTCCAATTCAGCCGTGGTTAGGGTCCTGGCCACGGAGGGGGCTGGAGCGGATGTCAGTTCGGAGAACGAATTGAGGATAGCCCTCCGGGCAGGTATCCCCGGAGAAAAAATGGTTTTCAACGGCAACCTGAAAACCCAGGAGGAGCTGAGGCTGGCCCTGAAACATGGGGTAACCATCAACATCGACAATTTCCAGGAGCTGGAAGTGGTGGAGAGACTGGCAGGGAAGATGAAAACGGAGGCGAGAATAAGCTTCAGGATAAATCCCAACATCAGGGCCCCCACCCATCCCTATATCGCCACGGGACTGAGGGAGAGCAAGTTCGGTTTCGATGTGGAGAGCGGGGAAGCCTTAGAGGCCTACCGAAGGGCCAGGCAAATGAAAAACCTGAAGATCGTGGGTATCCATGCCCACATAGGCTCCCAGATCCTGGATCCCTCACCCTTCGTGGAGGAGGCGGAAAAGGTGATGGAGGTGGTGGCCAAACTACACGGGATGGGGATAGAGCTCGATTTTGTCGATCTGGGGGGAGGGGTGGGTATCCCCTATCGCCCGGAGGAAAGGGAGGTGAACCTGGAGGAGTTGGCGGAAAGGGTAGTGTCCGTGGTGAAAAGGGTGGAAGAGGAGAAGGGGATGGAAGAACACCTGCTGGTTTTCGAACCGGGAAGGTACATAGTGGGGGACGCCGGCATCCTCCTCGCCAGAGTAGAGTACACGAAGGAAAGGAAGGGGCTCCCCCGCTGGATTTCCCTCGATGCCGGAATGAATGCCCTCATAAGGCCTGCCCTGTACGGTGCCTACCATCATATAGAACTCGCCAACAAAATGGATCAAAAGAACGATACCCTAACCAATGTAGCGGGCCCCCTCTGCGAATCGGGAGATTTTTTGGGGAAGGAGAGACTCCTACCCAAGGCGGAAAGGGGGGATCTGGCGGTGATCTTCGACGTGGGGGCCTACGGGCTCTCCATGTCCAACCAACACACGGCCAAACCCAGACCTGCCATGGTGATGGTAAAGGGGGGGAAGGCCGCCTTGGTAAGGAAGAGGGAAACCTTCAGGGACCTCGTTAGGCTCGACCTCCTCCCACCCTGGCTCAAGTGA
- a CDS encoding KH domain-containing protein, protein MEEAEGPSEILRLPKDRIGVAIGKKGSVKREIERRTGVKLLFDSEEGVVQIFRGEDPLSALKAREVLRAIGRGFSPEKAFSLLEEDHYLEVIELEDYGGSEKAMTRLRGRVIGEEGKARRTIEELSGALVSVYGKTVALIGTPEELRRARRAVEMLLGGAEHSTVYRFLERMRAEGERREAGKG, encoded by the coding sequence GTGGAGGAAGCTGAGGGTCCCTCCGAAATCCTCAGACTCCCCAAGGATAGGATAGGAGTGGCGATAGGGAAGAAGGGGAGCGTGAAGAGGGAGATCGAGCGCAGAACGGGAGTGAAGCTCCTCTTCGACAGTGAGGAAGGAGTGGTGCAAATTTTCAGGGGGGAAGATCCCCTTTCGGCGCTGAAGGCAAGGGAAGTCTTGAGGGCTATAGGAAGGGGTTTCAGTCCAGAGAAGGCTTTTTCCCTCCTCGAGGAGGACCATTACCTAGAGGTGATCGAACTAGAGGATTACGGGGGATCGGAGAAGGCTATGACGAGGCTTAGAGGGAGGGTGATAGGGGAGGAAGGAAAGGCCAGGAGGACCATCGAGGAACTTTCGGGGGCTTTGGTCTCCGTGTACGGAAAAACGGTGGCACTCATAGGAACCCCCGAGGAGCTTAGGCGTGCCAGAAGGGCCGTGGAGATGTTATTGGGAGGAGCGGAGCACTCCACCGTTTATAGGTTCTTGGAAAGGATGCGTGCGGAAGGGGAGAGAAGGGAGGCTGGTAAGGGATGA